One stretch of Natronobacterium gregoryi SP2 DNA includes these proteins:
- a CDS encoding cupin domain-containing protein codes for MSLDSYGDAVANLDPDDGAIESTELVVTDDVLVKAFALGPGAELEAHDHPDSTNVFHVLEGTVTVVQDDEGEQVAAPGVVQHDRGAEHGARNETDETVVFTASLCPLPS; via the coding sequence ATGTCACTCGACAGCTACGGCGACGCGGTAGCGAACCTCGATCCCGACGACGGAGCGATCGAGAGCACGGAACTGGTCGTAACCGACGACGTACTCGTGAAAGCGTTCGCGCTCGGTCCCGGTGCAGAACTCGAGGCACACGACCATCCCGACAGTACGAACGTGTTCCACGTCCTCGAGGGGACGGTGACGGTCGTCCAGGACGACGAGGGCGAGCAGGTTGCAGCGCCGGGGGTCGTCCAGCACGACCGCGGGGCCGAACACGGTGCCCGAAACGAGACCGACGAGACGGTGGTTTTCACGGCGAGTCTGTGTCCGCTACCGTCCTGA
- a CDS encoding phosphoadenosine phosphosulfate reductase family protein, protein MSQNLSDRIDVDYADGSGEAPDDYPHVNDKIEKAVEVTRQGLEEYDNPAVMWTGGKDSTLVLYFVTQVAEQHDLEVPPAIFIDHYQHFDEIHDFVDHWADQWGLEVIYARNEDVGEYVADHDLDPGDEIEISELSEHNRHHVRDILEYEEDTFPFLLDTYVGNHLLKTVALNDAIEEYGTDGIVSGVRWDEQEARADETFFSPRHDPDIHPPHDRVQPILQFNEAAVWETFWNFVVPDTVDEFPDDGYVPEGKDDLPDDLDPFDTPVSPKYWEGFRSLGSEISTEKTETDPAWLQDLEGTTERAGRAQDKEDLMERLRDLGYM, encoded by the coding sequence ATGAGCCAGAACCTCTCAGACCGCATCGATGTCGATTACGCCGACGGAAGCGGTGAAGCCCCCGACGACTACCCCCACGTCAACGACAAAATCGAGAAGGCAGTCGAGGTCACACGCCAGGGCCTCGAGGAGTACGACAACCCCGCCGTCATGTGGACCGGCGGGAAGGACTCGACGCTCGTCCTCTACTTCGTCACCCAGGTTGCCGAGCAACACGACCTCGAGGTCCCGCCGGCGATCTTCATCGACCACTACCAGCACTTCGACGAGATCCACGACTTCGTCGACCACTGGGCCGACCAGTGGGGACTCGAGGTCATCTACGCACGCAACGAAGATGTCGGCGAATACGTCGCCGACCACGACCTCGACCCAGGCGACGAGATCGAGATTTCGGAACTCTCCGAACACAACCGACACCACGTTCGGGACATCCTCGAGTACGAGGAGGACACGTTTCCGTTCCTGCTCGATACCTACGTCGGCAACCACTTGCTGAAGACGGTGGCGCTTAACGACGCCATCGAGGAGTACGGAACCGACGGCATCGTCTCCGGCGTCCGCTGGGACGAACAGGAGGCCCGTGCCGACGAGACGTTCTTCTCGCCGCGTCACGACCCGGACATCCACCCACCCCACGATCGAGTTCAGCCGATCCTGCAGTTCAACGAAGCTGCCGTCTGGGAGACGTTCTGGAACTTCGTCGTGCCCGATACCGTCGACGAGTTCCCGGACGACGGCTACGTCCCCGAAGGCAAAGACGACCTGCCGGACGACCTCGACCCCTTCGACACCCCGGTCTCACCGAAGTACTGGGAAGGGTTCCGGTCGCTGGGTAGCGAGATCAGCACCGAGAAAACCGAGACCGACCCCGCCTGGCTTCAAGACCTCGAGGGAACGACCGAACGCGCGGGACGTGCCCAGGACAAAGAAGACCTGATGGAACGGCTGCGCGACCTCGGTTACATGTAG
- the wecB gene encoding non-hydrolyzing UDP-N-acetylglucosamine 2-epimerase, which yields MRICSVVGARPQFVKAAVVSQKIRDVGEEVLVHTGQHYDEELSDVFFEELDIPEPEYNLGVASDTHARQTAAMLTRLESVLESVQPDAVLLYGDTNSTLAGAIVGSKRDATVAHVEAGLRSGNREMPEEINRVLTDHVSDLCFAPSEAAVENLATEGISEGVFWTGDVMYDALLEARNQSTGASSILAELGLREGEFVLATVHRQRNTDARSNLASIVDALADVPLPVVFPAHPRTVDRLRAYGLWERATAELEVIEPLGYLDFVRLLDAAERIATDSGGVQKEAFFLETRCVTLRTETEWEETVDAGWNRLVGSNADQIREALVADWTPDSHPRPYGDGLASRRIVSLLQRELDGSDPDRRLEAAPLD from the coding sequence ATGCGAATCTGCTCGGTCGTCGGTGCCCGACCGCAGTTCGTCAAGGCGGCGGTCGTCTCGCAGAAGATCCGCGATGTCGGCGAGGAGGTGCTGGTCCACACCGGCCAACACTACGACGAAGAGCTGTCGGACGTCTTCTTCGAAGAACTTGACATTCCAGAGCCCGAGTACAACCTCGGTGTCGCTTCCGACACTCACGCCCGCCAGACTGCAGCGATGCTGACGCGCCTCGAGTCGGTGCTCGAGTCGGTCCAACCCGACGCTGTCTTACTGTACGGCGACACCAACTCGACGCTTGCGGGTGCCATCGTCGGCTCGAAACGCGACGCGACGGTCGCTCACGTCGAGGCAGGTCTCCGCAGCGGGAACCGTGAGATGCCCGAGGAGATCAATCGCGTCCTGACTGATCACGTCTCCGATCTCTGCTTTGCGCCGAGCGAGGCCGCCGTCGAGAATCTCGCCACAGAGGGGATCTCTGAGGGTGTCTTCTGGACCGGTGACGTGATGTACGATGCCCTACTCGAGGCCCGCAACCAGTCGACCGGCGCGTCGTCGATCCTCGCCGAACTCGGTCTCCGCGAGGGCGAGTTCGTCCTTGCGACGGTCCACCGGCAGCGAAACACCGACGCTCGGTCGAACTTGGCGTCGATCGTCGACGCGTTGGCCGACGTTCCGCTCCCGGTCGTCTTCCCGGCTCACCCCCGGACGGTCGACCGACTCCGGGCGTACGGCCTGTGGGAGCGGGCAACCGCCGAACTCGAGGTGATCGAACCGCTTGGCTATCTCGATTTCGTTCGGCTGCTCGACGCGGCCGAACGGATCGCGACTGACTCCGGTGGCGTCCAGAAGGAAGCGTTCTTCCTCGAGACGCGATGTGTCACCCTTCGGACGGAGACCGAGTGGGAAGAGACAGTCGATGCCGGCTGGAACAGGCTGGTCGGCTCGAATGCAGATCAGATCCGTGAGGCACTCGTCGCCGACTGGACGCCCGACTCCCATCCCCGCCCGTACGGCGACGGGCTTGCAAGCCGGCGAATCGTCAGTCTCCTCCAGCGGGAACTAGACGGTTCCGATCCGGATCGACGCCTCGAGGCTGCACCGCTCGACTAA
- a CDS encoding DUF7110 family protein → MSSEESRHVYRLHSTLELPLEDLHDHIDEATFPDGVDDVEITRRNNTLILKAVAEDQSVSKYTPTAQLKASVTENRVYEEDPDERRQQSFSWDEEEEEEIESELVEFAAFKGDRETVLQNSLLQYQMFLVLCEIAEAAEKGTLTAISERDGELEATRIVDGEPRPADVEVVEGPRDHGSGESGVNWRDNKFISD, encoded by the coding sequence ATGTCATCAGAGGAATCCAGACACGTTTATCGGTTGCACTCGACGCTCGAACTCCCCCTCGAGGATCTCCACGACCACATCGACGAGGCGACGTTCCCCGACGGGGTCGACGACGTAGAGATCACACGACGAAACAACACCCTGATCCTTAAAGCAGTCGCCGAGGACCAGTCGGTCAGCAAGTACACTCCGACAGCCCAGCTCAAAGCCAGCGTCACCGAAAACAGGGTATACGAGGAAGATCCTGACGAGCGCCGCCAGCAGTCCTTTAGCTGGGACGAAGAGGAAGAAGAAGAGATCGAGTCCGAACTCGTCGAGTTCGCCGCTTTCAAGGGTGACCGGGAGACCGTTCTCCAGAACTCGCTTCTGCAGTACCAGATGTTCCTCGTTCTCTGTGAAATCGCGGAAGCCGCTGAGAAAGGGACGTTGACCGCGATCTCCGAACGTGACGGCGAACTCGAGGCGACCCGGATCGTCGACGGCGAGCCACGACCTGCCGACGTCGAAGTCGTTGAAGGACCTCGAGATCACGGCTCCGGTGAGTCTGGCGTCAACTGGCGGGACAACAAATTCATCAGCGACTGA
- a CDS encoding glutaredoxin family protein, producing the protein MDFPPNQGLDQEKVTEQVADVLEENEVVLFMKGTELMPQCGYSRKALGLIDQHRDEYETVDVLESLDEYRVALEEHSGWETIPQTFVDGEFVGGSDILEELQERGELAETLDAE; encoded by the coding sequence ATGGACTTCCCGCCGAACCAGGGGCTCGATCAGGAGAAAGTTACCGAACAGGTCGCCGACGTCCTCGAGGAAAACGAGGTCGTCCTCTTCATGAAAGGGACCGAACTCATGCCACAGTGTGGCTACTCGCGGAAGGCGCTTGGCCTGATCGACCAGCATCGAGACGAGTACGAGACCGTCGATGTCCTCGAGTCGTTAGACGAGTACCGCGTCGCACTCGAGGAACACAGCGGCTGGGAGACGATTCCACAGACGTTCGTGGACGGCGAGTTCGTCGGCGGCTCGGACATCCTCGAAGAACTGCAAGAGCGTGGTGAACTGGCGGAGACACTCGACGCCGAATAG
- a CDS encoding PQQ-dependent sugar dehydrogenase: protein MSPIRRRLLSAVGASIVVGTAGCLEQLSSDPLELATPEATPDDDWTAPDWEPADGEPSEDDVEPTTVVSGLEIPWDLTFAGADAFVTERDGGLLRFDAADLETRSDLVPADADVVLERTDLPDRAAPGEGGTLGVAGHPDYPDEPLLFVYYTVDDGVGNRVVRYDLESSDLEPILDEIPGATTHNGGRITVGPDDYLWVLTGDAEEPALTQDPSSLAGAVLRVDTDGEPAPDNPDWGADGDPRTYTLGHRNPQGIDFTPQGAPLIAEHGPVARDEVAMLRPGSNYGWDVTRGGPNDPDYENYEEHTAVTPPLVNTGPETTWAPSGLTFYDEDAIEPWENRVFVCGLVSETLYGVTLRTGNENEGGENEDDADAVYDGPWLDDRFTATVSTLFEGTYGRLRHAAPGPDGSLYVLTSNRDGRASGAFPLERDDRIVRIEV, encoded by the coding sequence CTATCGGCCGTTGGAGCCTCGATCGTGGTCGGCACCGCCGGCTGTCTCGAGCAACTCAGCTCCGACCCGCTCGAGCTCGCCACGCCCGAAGCAACCCCCGACGACGACTGGACAGCGCCCGACTGGGAGCCCGCCGACGGCGAACCGAGCGAGGACGACGTGGAGCCGACGACGGTCGTCTCCGGCCTCGAGATTCCGTGGGACCTCACCTTCGCGGGCGCGGACGCGTTCGTCACCGAGCGAGACGGTGGTCTGCTCCGGTTCGACGCAGCCGACCTCGAGACGAGGTCGGATCTTGTGCCAGCAGATGCGGATGTCGTCCTCGAGAGAACGGATCTCCCAGATCGGGCTGCACCTGGCGAAGGCGGGACGCTGGGCGTTGCGGGCCACCCCGATTACCCCGACGAACCCCTGCTGTTCGTCTATTACACCGTCGACGACGGCGTCGGGAACCGCGTGGTTCGCTACGACCTCGAGAGCAGCGACCTCGAGCCGATCCTCGATGAGATTCCGGGCGCGACAACGCACAACGGTGGGCGGATCACCGTCGGTCCCGACGACTACCTGTGGGTGTTGACCGGCGACGCGGAAGAGCCTGCGCTCACCCAGGACCCGAGCTCGCTCGCGGGTGCCGTGTTGCGAGTCGATACCGACGGCGAGCCGGCACCCGACAACCCCGACTGGGGAGCTGACGGCGACCCGCGGACCTACACGCTCGGCCACCGGAACCCACAGGGGATCGACTTCACTCCCCAGGGAGCGCCGTTGATCGCCGAACACGGCCCCGTCGCTCGAGACGAGGTCGCGATGCTCCGGCCGGGCAGCAACTACGGCTGGGACGTCACGCGTGGCGGGCCGAACGATCCGGACTACGAGAACTACGAGGAGCACACGGCAGTGACGCCACCGCTTGTCAACACCGGCCCGGAGACGACGTGGGCTCCGTCGGGACTGACGTTCTACGACGAGGACGCAATCGAGCCGTGGGAGAACCGGGTGTTCGTCTGTGGACTCGTCTCGGAGACGCTGTACGGAGTGACGCTGCGGACGGGAAACGAAAACGAGGGCGGTGAAAACGAAGACGACGCGGATGCCGTCTACGACGGCCCCTGGCTTGACGACCGCTTCACTGCGACCGTCAGCACGCTCTTCGAGGGGACCTACGGCCGACTTCGGCACGCAGCACCCGGCCCCGACGGCTCGCTGTACGTGCTGACCTCGAACCGGGACGGTCGCGCCAGCGGTGCGTTCCCGCTCGAGAGAGACGACCGGATCGTCCGGATCGAGGTCTGA